The following are encoded in a window of Candida dubliniensis CD36 chromosome 4, complete sequence genomic DNA:
- a CDS encoding cytoplasmic tyrosyl-tRNA synthetase, putative (Similar to S. cerevisiae TYS1;~In S. cerevisiae: class I aminoacyl-tRNA synthetase that aminoacylates tRNA(Tyr), required for cytoplasmic protein synthesis, interacts with positions 34 and 35 of the anticodon of tRNATyr) — translation MTVLTDSAEQYKLITKGLQETLNGQIIKDVLEKENRPVKIYWGTAPTGKPHCGYFVPMIKLAHFLKAGCEVTVLLADLHAFLDNMKAPLEVVNYRAKYYEFVVKAILKSINVPIERLKFVVGSSYQKGGDYVMDLFKLSNIVSQNDAKRAGADVVKQVANPLLSGLIYPLMQAIDEEHLGVDAQFGGVDQRKIFVLAEENLPSIGYKKRAHLMNPMVPGLGQGGKMSASDPNSKIDIIEDPKVVKKKVNSAYCAPGELKDNGLIAFIEYVIQPIAELKTGVEGAFKLDIDRPEKYGGPLSYDSIEQLKADFVDGKLAPPDLKSGVADKINELLAPIRAEFESSEEFQVAQKNGYPVEKPKQEKKKKVKKIGTRYPGAAAGVDSADAPAASNADGKVNEKKEEKSTKE, via the coding sequence ATGACTGTTTTAACGGATTCAGCTGAGCAATATAAACTAATCACTAAGGGCTTGCAAGAAACTCTTAATGGgcaaattattaaagatGTTCTAGAAAAGGAAAACCGACCAGTTAAAATCTACTGGGGGACAGCTCCAACCGGTAAACCACACTGTGGTTATTTTGTGCCAATGATTAAGTTGGCCCATTTTTTAAAAGCCGGTTGTGAAGTCACAGTGTTGTTGGCTGATTTGCATGCCTTTTTAGATAATATGAAGGCTCCATTGGAAGTTGTAAATTATCGTGCCAAATATtatgaatttgttgttaaAGCCATTTTGAAATCGATCAATGTCCCAATTGAAAGATTAaagtttgttgttggttcGTCTTACCAAAAAGGTGGGGATTATGTGATggatttatttaaattgtCCAACATTGTTTCACAAAATGACGCCAAAAGAGCTGGTGCTGATGTTGTTAAACAAGTTGCCAATCCATTATTGTCAGGGTTGATCTATCCATTGATGCAAGCCATAGATGAAGAGCACTTGGGTGTTGATGCTCAGTTTGGTGGTGTGGATCAAAGAAagatttttgttttggcCGAAGAGAATTTACCAAGTATTGGCTATAAAAAGAGAGCTCACTTGATGAATCCTATGGTTCCTGGTTTGGGCCAAGGTGGTAAAATGAGTGCATCTGATCCAAACTctaaaattgatattattgagGATCCTAAAGTtgttaaaaagaaagttaATAGTGCTTACTGTGCCCCTGGTGAGTTGAAGGATAATGGTTTGATCGcatttattgaatatgTTATACAACCTATTGCTGAATTGAAGACTGGTGTTGAAGGGGCATTCAAGTTGGATATAGACAGACCAGAAAAGTACGGTGGTCCTTTGTCCTATGACTCGattgaacaattaaaaGCTGACTTTGTAGATGGAAAATTGGCTCCTCCAGATTTGAAACTGGGGGTTGCTGATAAGATTAATGAATTGTTGGCACCAATTAGAGCTGAATTCGAATCGAGTGAAGAGTTCCAAGTGGCACAGAAGAATGGTTATCCAGtagaaaaaccaaaacaagaaaagaaaaagaaagtaaaGAAGATAGGTACTAGATATCCAGGCGCTGCTGCTGGTGTTGACTCTGCTGATGCTCCAGCAGCTTCGAATGCTGATGGAAAGGTCAacgaaaagaaagaagaaaagtcAACTAAAGAATAA
- a CDS encoding glutathione S-transferase, putative (Similar to S. pombe GST2), whose amino-acid sequence MVKPIQLYTFATPNGFKASIFLEILGLAYETTVVDITKNESKSDWFVKLNPNGRIPTIVDPNFKDGEITISQTGAILQYLADNYDKEHKYSYPFGTENYYKTLEYLIFQVSENGPIQGQLNHFKLFAKEKIEYGITRYENDTKRIYGVYEDILSRNSANDSKYLVGDRYTVADFALFGWAYCLPKVGIDIHDWPLLGKWFDTLNANPAVIKGVNVPEKK is encoded by the coding sequence ATGGTTAAACCAATTCAGTTATACACATTCGCGACTCCAAATGGTTTCAAAGCAAGTATTTTCTTAGAGATTCTAGGATTGGCATACGAAACTACTGTTGTTGACATCACTAAAAACGAGCTGAAATCCGATTGGTTTGTGAAATTGAACCCCAATGGACGTATTCCAACTATTGTTGACCCAAACTTTAAGGACGGTGAAATTACAATTAGTCAAACAGGTGCAATTTTACAATATTTAGCTGATAATTACGATAAAGAACACAAATATTCCTACCCATTCGGAACtgaaaattattataaaactTTAGAGTATCTTATTTTCCAAGTTTCCGAAAATGGTCCAATTCAAGGTCAATTGAACCATTTCAAGCTTTTTGCAAAGGAAAAGATTGAATATGGTATTACCCGTTATGAGAACGACACTAAACGTATCTACGGGGTATACGAAGATATTTTGCTGAGAAACTCTGCAAACGATAGCAAATATTTAGTGGGCGATCGTTACACTGTTGCTGATTTTGCTTTGTTTGGATGGGCTTACTGTTTGCCTAAAGTTGGCATTGATATTCATGATTGGCCATTGTTAGGTAAATGGTTCGATACTCTTAATGCAAACCCAGCTGTTATCAAAGGTGTCAATGTACCAGagaaaaaatga
- a CDS encoding conserved hypothetical protein (possibly Candida-specific) — MIPPASNKNRFKQKWTKIKLRFRKNKNHEVDDQVTIVVRSSYDSYSRCVGEKLPLDELTDIATQIHHQQTPPFKEKMTLETAKRIENKQEKPDQTVELSCSVISSPRQPQPQPQFQLESQQLPSYPPPKYQPRSIPQTIKYKSQLNQYLLEKANDPKPYTSISSYYMNLHNSFANYYLIVQNGSYQCVNYKSLEPEIEDSSRMFKCHYRYFYGFFVLYISIFVIYIYVVTAQAI, encoded by the coding sequence ATGATCCCTCCCGCTTCAAACAAGAATAGattcaaacaaaaatggACTAAGATAAAGTTGAGGTTtagaaaaaacaagaatcaTGAAGTCGATGACCAGGTTACCATTGTTGTCAGAAGCTCGTACGATAGTTACCTGAGATGTGTTGGAGAGAAATTACCCTTAGACGAGTTGACAGATATAGCAACTCAAATACACCATCAACAAACACCACCTTTTAAGGAGAAAATGACCTTGGAAACAGCAAAACGTATTGAAAACAAGCAGGAAAAGCCAGACCAAACGGTAGAGCTACTGTGTTCGGTAATTTCAAGTCCGAGGCAGCCCCAGCCCCAGCCCCAGTTCCAGCTCGAGTCTCAACAATTACCATCTTATCCTCCTCCAAAATATCAGCCCCGATCAATCCCCCAAACAATCAAGTACAAATCGCAACTAAACCAATACTTGCTAGAGAAAGCCAACGACCCTAAACCTTATACAAGCATATCGTCGTATTACATGAACCTACATAATAGTTTtgcaaattattatttgattgttcAGAATGGATCTTATCAGTGTGTCAATTATAAACTGCTAGAGCCAGAAATCGAAGACAGCAGCAGGATGTTTAAGTGCCATTATCGGTATTTTTATGgtttttttgtattatatatatctattttTGTGATTTACATTTATGTTGTCACAGCACAAGCTATATAG
- a CDS encoding dynamin-like GTPase, mitochondrial precursor, putative (Similar to S. cerevisiae MGM1;~In S. cerevisiae: mitochondrial GTPase related to dynamin, present in a complex containing Ugo1p and Fzo1p; required for normal morphology of cristae and for stability of Tim11p) yields the protein MIPRNGRLIVRSRALPLRTFVLLRSSAYKTHIKNVSTFVPTRNLGFLKFITRAVKMPAYIGGTMAAGGTYVAYKVEQASNYTQDKLSAFKDFADGVFDKTGDFFKNLGGTDGATGGNGAEDGASSGGIGGGGGGSGGNDTATAVGATAAAVGLTSDEDESTEAETDIEEEDEETLIEDDSDDDDDLASDETDDHMLNLTRQMIEIRNLLSSLNHDGIKLPSIVVIGSQSSGKSSVLESIVGQEFLPKGSNMVTRRPIELTLVNTPEAAANVAEFPALKMYNLTDFQQVQKVLFDLNMAVPPSECISNDPIQVTIRSPTVPDLSLVDLPGYIQVEAADQPTELKNKIRELCNRYLEPPNVILAISAADVDLANSAALRASRLADPRGERTIGVVTKLDLVDPEQARKILLNKKYPLRLGYVGVITKAPHSKATTSGLFSRKQVTGYQSFVAQQNFEHTFLKENKDAFFGCTVGTRNLKKKLMKVLEKTMAASLRPTHLAIQQELEETSYQFKVEFNDRPLTPQMYLANNIDMLKLGTKDLSHNFSRNELKAILKNALDQKVLDLMAERYWNKPFELKGSLVEPDLRELTQINIDNDIYWHKKLDLTTSSLTKLGVGRLSTNLITNALLTEVDNLVDNTQLRNHPMAKSAVREAARSVLGNKYYSTADQVENCIKPYKYEIELEDREWQTSKENAVNLLKEEMRQCDEVYHDLKSQVGGRKLQQVVTYLERLKQQNDSDVDLTTNETLGFSPTLIQRGKEAIFLKERMSLLKMRYQFVKNSKKCKKKENKYQCPEIFLDAVTSKITSTSILFLNVELLSDFYYNFPRELDLKFFNNLSKEEIEKFAKEDPKIKKHIELQERKDLLENALSKVESVLAVQRTTQKDNTEDRNKKSVFGW from the coding sequence ATGATCCCAAGAAATGGACGACTAATAGTGAGAAGCAGAGCATTGCCGTTGCGAACATTTGTGTTATTAAGATCATCGGCATATAAAACCCACATCAAGAATGTGTCCACATTTGTCCCTACGAGAAATTTAGGATTTCTTAAATTTATAACCAGAGCAGTCAAGATGCCTGCTTATATAGGTGGAACTATGGCAGCCGGAGGTACTTATGTTGCTTATAAAGTCGAACAAGCAAGTAACTATACACAAGACAAACTATCAGCATTTAAGGATTTCGCGGATGGCGTTTTTGATAAAACCGGtgatttcttcaaaaaCCTTGGCGGAACTGATGGCGCAACAGGTGGCAATGGTGCAGAGGATGGAGCATCATCGGGTGGTATTGGAGGAGGAGGGGGAGGCAGTGGTGGCAACGATACAGCTACTGCTGTAGGTGCTACAGCTGCCGCGGTCGGTCTCACATCAGACGAGGATGAATCGACAGAAGCAGAAACAGACATCGAGgaagaagacgaagaaACGTTGATTGAAGATGACAGTgacgatgacgatgatTTAGCAAGCGATGAGACAGACGATCATATGCTTAATTTGACAAGACAAATGATTGAAATAAGAAACCTTTTATCCAGCTTGAATCACGATGGAATTAAATTGccatcaattgttgttattggaTCCCAATCTAGTGGTAAGTCTTCAGTTTTGGAAAGTATAGTGGGTCAAGAGTTTTTACCAAAAGGGTCAAATATGGTAACCAGAAGACCGATTGAATTGACATTGGTTAATACACCAGAAGCTGCTGCTAATGTGGCAGAATTCCCAGCTTTGAAAATGTATAATCTAACCGATTTCCAGCAAGTGCAAAAGGTtctatttgatttgaatatgGCTGTACCTCCATCTGAATGTATTTCCAATGATCCCATTCAAGTTACCATCAGATCACCAACCGTGCCTGATTTGTCCTTGGTAGATTTACCTGGATATATTCAAGTTGAGGCCGCTGATCAACCCacagaattgaaaaacaaaatcagaGAATTATGTAATAGATATCTAGAACCACCGAATGTTATTTTGGCTATATCTGCTGCTGATGTTGATTTAGCAAATTCTGCTGCATTGAGAGCCTCAAGACTTGCAGATCCACGAGGAGAAAGGACAATTGGGGTTGTTACAAAATTGGATTTGGTTGATCCGGAACAAGCACGtaaaatattgttgaacAAAAAGTACCCTTTGAGATTGGGATATGTGGGTGTCATTACCAAAGCCCCACATTCAAAAGCTACTACAAGTGGACTATTTTCTAGAAAACAAGTGACTGGGTATCAATCTTTTGTCGCTCAACAGAATTTTGAACATACTTTCTTGAAGGAAAACAAGGATGCATTTTTTGGATGCACGGTGGGCACCAGAAacttgaagaaaaaattgatgaaagtGTTAGAGAAAACCATGGCAGCTTCTTTACGACCAACTCATTTAGCAatacaacaagaattggaagaaaCTTCATATCAATTTAAGGTAGAATTTAATGATCGTCCATTAACACCACAGATGTATTTGGccaataatattgatatgCTCAAGTTAGGAACTAAAGATTTGAGCCATAACTTTTCaagaaatgaattgaaagcAATTTTGAAGAACGCATTAGATCAAAAAGTCTTGGACTTAATGGCAGAACGGTATTGGAACAAGCCGTTTGAATTGAAGGGGTCTTTGGTTGAACCTGATTTACGTGAATTAACTCAAATAAATATCGACAATGACATTTATTGGCATAAGAAGTTGGACTTGACTACGTCATCATTGACTAAGCTTGGGGTCGGGagattatcaacaaatttgatCACAAATGCTTTGCTTACAGAAGTTGATAATTTAGTGGATAACACTCAATTACGAAACCATCCCATGGCAAAATCAGCAGTACGCGAAGCCGCAAGATCAGTATTGGGGAATAAATATTACTCGACTGCTGATCAAGTTGAAAACTGTATCAAGCCATACAAGTATGAGATTGAATTGGAGGACCGTGAATGGCAAACGTCCAAAGAAAATGCAgtcaatttattgaaagaagaaatgcGACAATGTGACGAGGTTTACCATGATTTAAAGAGCCAGGTTGGAGGCAGAAAATTGCAACAGGTTGTGACTTATCTTGAGAGATTAAAGCAACAAAATGATTCAGATGTTGATTTAACAACCAATGAAACATTAGGGTTTTCACCAACTTTGATTCAGCGTGGTAAAGAAGCGATTTTTCTCAAGGAAAGAATGTCcttattgaaaatgagaTACCAATTTGTCaaaaattccaaaaaaTGTAAAAAGAAGGAGAACAAGTATCAATGTCCGGAAATATTTTTAGATGCAGTGACTTCGAAAATAACCTCTacttcaatattatttttgaatgTTGAGTTGTTGAGTGATTTTTATTACAACTTTCCTCGTGAGTTGGATTTAAAgttctttaataatttgagTAAAGAGGAAATAGAGAAATTTGCCAAAGAAGATCCAAAGATCAAAAAGCATATTGAAttacaagaaagaaaagactTATTGGAAAATGCTTTAAGCAAAGTTGAGAGTGTCTTAGCGGTCCAAAGAACAACACAAAAAGATAATACAGAGGATCGTAATAAGAAATCTGTTTTTGGTTGGTGA
- a CDS encoding U3 small nucleolar RNA-associated protein, putative (Similar to S. cerevisiae NAN1;~In S. cerevisiae: component of the small (ribosomal) subunit (SSU) processosome containing U3 snoRNA; required for the biogenesis of18S rRNA) has protein sequence MPSAISEWSLSMVTGGKPLYLPYSQATASVFSQDGRYVIMALSHQLRVYFISTRQCIKTIELDLQDLADLKIDVTNGNQVLLFKSSGEILTVNWKDKVSQPIISTTNINKTQSGTSLPLLSVISVKHLFFIIVTGRKEKKKGTPHTRYINYFDRNSESLVPIVEVANSINFATSLDNTKIAFITSSNEINLFDLSGIFNVDSIENLSDNDIVKETIPFVYRSPVTSIAVSNDSMVAIGTSAGPIQIVYGGLNTPKPQRVLKWHLDQVKGLMFTADNNYLLSGGMEKVLVFWQLETEKKQFLPRLNGVIDKVSIDNYKDDYISLQLNVDSLNNNYEILVLSAVDLVSRLSVNTIRPKFAHNIATTLSKTKKKFINSSSDFDKFKIRYDYTSQFEIHPKTKSMYFPNGALIQSFDLFKNEQNFIQHGAPVLGIGKVRSETKLLDPSVTLLKFTHDGEWMCTFDEFTNTEVDSLLLKNEKQYALKFWKYIGHKETTTSGINNKTGHWELTTKIIDPHGTNPILAVIPAPTSYFNGLAFLTADDKGGLRIWRPSVPKEQYKTTSARSQQTAWTLRKVRAPSALSSDAVALSWSDDSSLIFLGHECSILTIDSKNLEEIPDFKIPSLSGSRVRSLNIVNNNLIVLSKTRISSFDLITGELTSLVAKVNTTIGAKNLITIDPIRKLVCLALNYYSDEDNSLSIKSKILIFKPNQLKPVWVHLHDQGISSIRYFNSSFVFVDLDCRAGTIYSNEEITETVEIGLTQEINNMLITAQATADVINDRNVKTTVGHQQNGNKEGEMDIDNSVAYSPKVVDLHTFQPIFQNIEGVQVESLFERIVNVLK, from the coding sequence ATGCCGAGTGCTATTTCAGAATGGTCATTATCCATGGTCACAGGAGGTAAACCATTATATTTGCCTTATTCACAAGCAACTGCATCTGTCTTTTCTCAAGATGGTCGATATGTGATCATGGCATTATCACATCAATTAAGAGtgtattttatttcaacCCGACAATGCATCAAGACTATCGAGTTAGATTTACAGGACTTGgctgatttgaaaatagaTGTTACCAATGGAAATCAGgtgttattatttaaaagcTCTGGAGAAATATTGACTGTAAATTGGAAAGATAAGGTTTCTCAGCCAATAATATCTACTACCAACATAAATAAAACTCAATCGGGTACATCATTGCCTTTGTTATCAGTCATATCAGTTAAacatttgtttttcattattgttactggtagaaaggaaaagaaaaagggaACTCCACATACCCgttatataaattattttgatagAAATCTGGAATCGCTTGTTCCAATAGTTGAAGTCGCCAACTCAATAAATTTCGCAACTTCCTTGGATAATACAAAAATTGCATTTATTACTAGTAGTAACGAAATAAActtgtttgatttatcGGGAATATTTAATGTGGAtagtattgaaaatttatcaGATAACGATATCGTCAAGGAAACCATTCCATTTGTGTATCGATCCCCAGTGACATCAATAGCTGTGTCTAATGATTCCATGGTTGCCATTGGTACATCTGCTGGTCCAATTCAAATAGTCTACGGTGGGTTGAACACTCCAAAACCTCAGCGAGTTTTGAAATGGCATCTTGATCAAGTCAAAGGGTTAATGTTCACTGCCGATAACAATTATTTACTTTCCGGTGGTATGGAAAAAGTATTAGTCTTTTGGCAATTGGAAacagaaaagaaacagtTTTTGCCTAGATTGAATGGGGTGATTGATAAGGTCTCTATTGATAACTATAAGGATGATTATATTTCATTGCAATTGAATGTCGATAGTTTGAACAATAATTACGAAATCTTGGTGTTATCAGCCGTCGATTTAGTGTCTCGTTTATCTGTCAATACCATAAGACCTAAATTTGCCCATAATATTGCCACTACCCTTTCCAAaacgaaaaagaaattcatTAACAGTTCTTcagattttgataaattcaaGATCAGGTACGATTATACTAGTCAGTTTGAAATTCATCCAAAGACGAAAAGTATGTATTTCCCCAATGGAGCCTTGATTcaatcatttgatttattcaaGAATGAGcaaaatttcattcaaCATGGTGCTCCAGTATTGGGTATCGGTAAAGTTAGATCAGAAACTAAACTATTGGATCCTCTGGTcacattattgaaattcaCTCATGATGGAGAATGGATGTGTacatttgatgaatttacCAATACTGAAGTTGAcagtttattattaaaaaatgaaaaacaatatGCATTAAAGTTTTGGAAATATATCGGCCATAAAGAGACCACAACCAGTggtattaataataaaactgGTCATTGGGAATtgacaacaaaaattattgatccTCATGGAACTAATCCTATTTTAGCCGTGATCCCAGCTCCAACTTCTTATTTCAATGGGTTGGCATTTTTAACTGCTGATGATAAAGGTGGTTTGAGAATTTGGAGACCTAGTGTGCCCAAAGAACAATATAAAACCACTTCAGCAAGGTCTCAGCAAACTGCATGGACACTAAGAAAAGTAAGAGCTCCTAGTGCATTGTCATCTGATGCCGTTGCTTTGAGTTGGTCTGATGACAGTTCATTGATTTTCCTTGGTCATGAATGCTCCATTCTTACCATTGATTCCAAGAATTTAGAAGAAATCcctgatttcaaaattccGTCATTATCGGGATCCAGAGTTAGATCATTAAACATtgtcaataataatcttaTAGTGTTATCTAAAACAAGAATATcttcatttgatttgatcacTGGTGAATTGACCAGCTTGGTGGCCAAAGTGAACACCACTATTGGAGCTAAGAATTTGATTACTATTGATCCCATTAGGAAATTGGTATGTTTGgcattaaattattattctgATGAAGACAATTCACTTTCCATAAAATCTAAAATCTTAATCTTTAAgccaaatcaattaaaaccaGTTTGGGTTCACTTACATGACCAAGGTATTTCATCGATTCGTTATTTTAACTCATCGTTTGTATTTGTCGATTTAGATTGTCGGGCTGGTACAATTTATAGTAATGAGGAAATAACTGAAACAGTTGAAATTGGTCTAACCCAggaaatcaacaacatgCTAATAACTGCACAAGCTACTGCTGACGTAATAAACGATAGAAACGTAAAGACTACTGTTGGGCATCAGCAGAATGGAAATAAGGAAGGAGAAATGGATATAGACAACAGTGTGGCATATTCTCCAAAAGTGGTTGATCTTCATACTTTCCAACCAATATTTCAAAACATTGAAGGTGTTCAAGTTGAGTCATTATTTGAACGTATAGTTAATGTACTTAAATAG
- a CDS encoding DNA-directed RNA polymerases I/II/III subunit, putative (Similar to S. cerevisiae RPB10), producing the protein MIIPIRCFSCGKVVGDKWQTYLDYLQDETLSEGDALDKLKLKRYCCRRMVLTHVDLIEKFLRYNPLEKKDIN; encoded by the coding sequence atgattatcCCAATACGTTGTTTCTCATGTGGTAAAGTGGTAGGTGATAAGTGGCAAACTTATTTGGATTATTTACAAGATGAAACCCTCAGTGAAGGTGATGCTTTggacaaattgaaattaaaaagatATTGCTGTAGAAGAATGGTGTTGACAcatgttgatttaattgaaaagtTTTTGAGATATAATCCATTAGAGAAGAAGGATATTAATTAA
- a CDS encoding carboxypeptidase, putative (Similar to S. cerevisiae CPS1;~In S. cerevisiae: vacuolar carboxypeptidase; expression induced under low-nitrogen conditions): MIGLPLDENFRSNKRKSIIVGSVVFVALLVTLFSTNLFNYLKIITTPIPKESSLCPLYEPIAPESYYKDNSTVLQILHDKKYKKESIKKLAGAIQVDTQVFDKQPAVDDAPEVWAKFAKFHDYLEETFPLVYKNLKVTKVNTYGLVYHWKGSDKSLKPILLTAHQDTVPVQKDTLKDWTYPPFEGHYDGEYIYGRGAADCKNVLIAILETLELLLSKGYEPKRSILAAFGFDEEASGYHGAAYIGKYLEETFGKDSIYALIDEGAGLTVEELTNTIVALPGTAEKGYVDIQVELTTPGGHSSIPPDHTSIGIISELGYVIEKDPYSPLLPPENPILNFAQCLALHDPKNNIPSSFKKTILRAGYDKFANSKLVEGISKNRLTKYLIRTSQALDIIKGGEKANALPEHVKLLVNHRVAIGSSVAEVQEHFVSRVIEVAKRHDLSVTAFGKDVLKVENDSGLFNVSNFAGFLNAAPVTPTNDTVWKYLSGVTRHVYEDLVFPEITYPVISAPAIMTGNTDTRHYWNLTRNIFRFTPAFIGDFIGDTHIHSVDEKLPFDSHLQLQAWFYEYIQAIDTAKANNK; this comes from the coding sequence atgatTGGACTTCCATTGGATGAAAACTTTAGATCtaacaaaagaaaatcaatcatTGTTGGCTCAGTTGTATTTGTTGCCTTATTGGTTACTTTATTTTCAACtaatttgttcaattacTTGAAAATTATAACAACCCCAATTCCAAAAGAAAGTTCATTATGTCCACTTTATGAACCAATTGCTCCAGAATCTTATTATAAAGACAATTCAACGGTGTTGCAAATCTTGCATGataaaaaatacaaaaaggAATCCATTAAAAAATTAGCTGGTGCCATTCAAGTTGATACTCAAGTTTTCGATAAACAACCAGCTGTTGATGATGCTCCAGAAGTATGGGCAAAATTTGCCAAGTTCCATGATTACTTGGAAGAAACTTTCCCATTGGTTTACAAAAACTTGAAAGTTACCAAGGTTAACACTTATGGTTTGGTTTATCATTGGAAAGGTTCTGATAAATCTTTGAAACCAATTTTATTGACGGCCCATCAGGACACTGTGCCAGTCCAAAAAGATACTCTTAAAGACTGGACTTATCCACCATTTGAAGGTCATTACGATGGTGAATATATTTACGGAAGAGGTGCAGCTGATTGCAAAAACGTCTTGATTGCTATTTTGGAAACTTTGGAACTTTTGTTATCAAAAGGATATGAACCAAAAAGATCTATTCTTGCTGCATTTGgttttgatgaagaagCTTCCGGTTATCATGGTGCTGCTTATATCGGTAAATATTTGGAAGAAACTTTTGGTAAAGATTCCATTTACGCTCTTATTGATGAAGGTGCTGGACTTACTGTTGAGGAATTGACCAACACCATTGTTGCCCTCCCAGGTACTGCTGAAAAGGGTTACGTTGACATTCAAGTGGAATTGACTACCCCTGGTGGTCATTCGTCTATCCCACCTGATCACACCTCTATCGGTATTATTTCCGAATTGGGATACGTTATTGAAAAGGATCCATATAGTCCACTTTTACCACCAGAGAAtccaattttgaatttcgCTCAATGCTTAGCTCTTCATGATccaaaaaacaatattccatcttctttcaaaaaGACAATTTTAAGAGCAGGCTATGACAAGTTTGCTAATTCCAAATTAGTCGAAGGAATCTCCAAAAATAGATTGACTAAATACTTGATTAGAACTTCTCAAGCCCTTGATATTATCAAAGGTGGTGAAAAGGCTAACGCTTTGCCAGAACACGTCAAGTTATTGGTCAACCATAGAGTTGCTATTGGTAGTTCTGTAGCTGAAGTTCAAGAACATTTCGTTTCTAGAGTCATCGAAGTTGCAAAAAGACATGACTTGTCCGTTACTGCTTTTGGTAAAGATGTTCttaaagttgaaaatgattcaGGCTTGTTTAATGTAAGCAACTTTGCTGGTTTTTTGAATGCTGCTCCTGTAACACCAACCAATGACACTGTATGGAAGTACTTGTCTGGTGTTACTAGACACGTTTATGAAGATTTGGTTTTCCCAGAAATTACATATCCTGTTATCAGTGCTCCAGCCATTATGACTGGTAATACTGATACCAGACACTACTGGAACTTGACTAGAAACATTTTCAGATTTACTCCAGCTTTTATTGGTGATTTTATTGGCGATACCCACATTCACAgtgttgatgaaaaattgcCATTTGATAGTCATTTGCAATTACAAGCTTGGTTCTATGAGTACATTCAAGCTATTGACACTGCGAAGgcaaacaataaataa